Genomic window (Pseudomonadota bacterium):
GAAGGCTGTCAAACCACCCGCCGTACCGTAGAGGTGAGCCACCTCGATGACCGGCCCCCGAGAGGCGCTAGTCGACCAGGGCATGGGCCCAATCGACACCTCCCAAGCGAGCTTGGCCGCGAGCCCACCCAGCATAAGCGCGGCACCGGGCATGCGGGCCAGAGCCATCCAAGTCGCACCGGCGACGAACAGGCCGTGTTCCACCCCGGATAGGCCGACGTACCACCCCACCTGCGGCTGCCAGTAGTAGAGGCCCGCATCGATTGCCAAGCAACCCCCTAAAAATGCCGCCCACCAAGCGCGCACCGGTAGATTTCCCGCGAACAGTAACCAGATGAGCGCAAACGCCACCCCATCCAGCAGGAGATGGGCACCATTCATGTGTACGAGGTGGGCCGACAAGAGACGCCATGGCTGCGCGATGAGTAGCGGTAGATCACGTTCGTAGCGCAAAAGTAGCCGCCAGACGTTACCCCCTAGGGCGAATGCCAAGGCCAAGCCCACGGGCACTAAGACGCCAATCCAATCCGCGGCAGCCAGGCGCAGCATTTCGCGTCTGCGTGAGGTCCCAGATCTCATTGTCCACGGGTCCATTTGCTAGAATGGGGGGCTTCTTAGCCGTCGGCGGCAAGAGTACCCACTGAAGGGTCGTCGGCGCTCGCGCATCCCCGCACGTCTGCGGACGCGCGGCCCCCCAATAGTATGAACACGGTAACGAGATCAGGGAGTCTTGAGAGATGATGAACGCAACGCCCCGAGTGGCGAAGGGCCGTCAACACGGATTTACGCTCATCGAAATTATGGTAGTGGTCGTGATCCTCGGCATCCTGGCCACGTTGGTGCTGCCCAACGTCATGGGCCGCGCAGATGACGCTCGCGTGACAAAGGCCAAGTCTGACGTGCAGGCGCTCATGTCGGCGCTAAACCTCTACCGTCTGGATCATCTTCGCTACCCCGCCGCAGACGTCGGCCTCGAGGCGCTGGTGAACCCGCCTCCCGGCACCACCCGCAATTACCTGCAGAAGAGCACCGTCCCTCGGGACCCTTGGGGCAACCCCTATCAGTACGTAAATCCCGGGGTTCGCGGTGAGATCGACGTGCTGAGCTTCGGCGCTGACGGTGCCCCCGGCGGCGAAGGCTTCAACGCCGATATCGGCAGCTGGGAAACGAGCTAACGGCTCGCGCACCGGTTAGTGCTCGTGCGTCGAAGGGTCAACACCGCGTCTTCCCGCGGCGGCTTCACCCTGATCGAGGTGATGGTGGTGATCGTGGTGATCTCCGTGCTCGCCACCTTTGCCGTGATCTCCTTGCCGTCTAGCAGTGGCGATCGGATGCTCGAGCGCGAGGTAAATCGCCTGACCGCGCTGCTGCAGATGGCTAGCGAGGAGGCCTTGTTTCAAGGGCGCGACCTGGGCTTGCATATCGATCTAGCCGGCTACAGCTGGCACCAGTTCGACCCACAGGGCCTGGATTGGATTGCGCTCCAAGACATCGAGCAACTACGACCACGCGAGCTGCCCGAGCTTGTGGAGTTCGAGCTAGTGGTCGAAGGGCGCGGGGCCAAGCTGACCCCGTCTGATAAGGAGCGCCGCCAGCTTCGCCAACGCGAGCGCGAGCAGCGGACGGACGCGGACGCAGCAGACGAGGACGGTGACAACCAGGTGCAAGCGAGTACCGTCACACCGCAAGTCATGGTCCTCGCGAGCGGTGAACTCACCCCCTTTACGCTCTACTTCCAGAGTGAGGTGTCCGAGCGACGCTACATCCTCACCGGGCAGCCCTTCGGCGCCCTCGAGGTCACTCGTGAAGATGACCTCTGAGATGCGGCACACGCAACGCCCGCCCGGGTCGACTGGCGGCTTCACGCTGATCGAACTGTTGGTGGCCGTGACGGTGGTCGCCGTGAGCCTTGCGGCGGCGTTCCAGACCATCAATCAGGCGTCCTTCGGAACTGCGCGCATGCAGGAGCGCACGCTCGCGAGCTGGATTGCCCTCAACCGGATCGCCGAGCTGCGACTGCAGCCGACCATCCCGGAGATCGGCCGATCAGATGGCGAAGTGGAGTTCGGGCCCGCGGAGTGGGTATGGGAGGCGGAGGTGAGCGCCACCCAGGTCGAGGCCCTGCGCCGCGTCGAAGTGGTGGTGCGGTACACACGGGATGGTGACTCCTTGGCGACGGTGGTCGGCTTCATCGGCCAGCCCCCCGCCCCCGGCGGTGCCCCCGCGCCCTGGGCTGGCATCCCCGGCGGACAGCCCGGGACGCCTGGCTTGCCGGGCAATCCGACCGACCCCCAGACTCCGCAGCCGGGTCAGCGTGGCGGCGAGGAGACCTAGCATGAGCCTCACCTGGCATGGTCGACCCTGTCGCAGCCGGGGGTTCACCCTGCTCGAGATCGTCGTGGTGGCCGGGATCTTCGCCATCTTCGGCCTGCTGGCCTTCGGTAGTCTCAACCGACTCCTACAGCAGGACGGCATCTTGCGCGCCTCGGCGGAGCGCCTCCAGGAGCTGCAGTTCGCCGTCCGATACATGGCCAGCGACCTTTATCAGGCGCAACCGCGCCCGGTGCGTGATCTCCTCGGCGACAGTCGGGTGCCCGCCATGGTCTCCGGGGCCGCCAGTGAGTTCCCCCTGGAGTTCACGCGGGGCGGCTGGAGCAACACGATCGGCGCTAGACGCCCCACCCTGCAGCGCGTCGCCTACCTAATCGACGACGGTTCGTTGGTGCGCGTGTACTGGCAGGTGCTCGACCGAACCCTCGGCAGCCAACCGGTGCGTATCGCCCTACTGGACGGCGTGGAGCAGATGACCATTAGATTCATGGACTCCACGCGAGCCTGGCAGACGGACTGGCCTCCCCTCAACACCGGAGGCGACCCCCAAGGACAGCTCTACGCGCGCCCGCTGGCGGTGGAATTCGTGCTCGTGATGGAAGATTTCGGACAGATCCGCCGCGTAGTGGAGCTGAGTCCGTGAGGCCGACACACCCGCGACGACAAAGCGGAGCAGCGCTGCTCACAGCCATGCTCATCGCCGCGCTGGCGGCGGTGGTCATGATCGGCCTCTCGGACGCCTACCAGCTGCACTTCCGCCGCACCACCGTAATGGTGAGCTCGGAAGTCGCCATGCAGTACGCCCTAGGTGCCGAGAGCTGGGCCCACGACATCCTGCGCCAGGACCTGCAGGACACACAGTCCGATCACCGCCTAGAAGCCTGGGCCAGCTCCCTCCCCCCGCTGCCCATCGACGACGGCCTGATCGAGGGCACACTCGAGGATCTCAACGGCCGCTTCAACCTCAACAACCTCGCCGGTGGCCAGCAGCAGGCGGGCGCCGGTCAGCAGCAGGGCGGCGCAGGCCAGCAGCAAGGCATCGACGAAAACGCTGTCGCCCAGTTCCAACGCCTCCTGACGGCGCTCGAGATCGACCCCGCCCTCGCCTACGCTGCCGCCGACTGGATCGATTCGAACCAAGAGGTGGCCTTCCCGGACGGGGCCGAGGACGACTTCTACACAGGCCAAGAACCCGCCTACCGTACGGCGAACGTGGCGATCACCAACCCCAGCGAGTTGCTTGCGATCGGCACCTTCGACGTGGCTGCCTGGCGTGCTTTGCGCCCCTATGTCACGGCCCTACCTCCAGGCACGGCGATCAACCCGAACACCGCACTGCCGGTGGTGCTGCAATCACTTTCGGAGAACATTAGCCCGAGTGATGCGCAGGGGATCTTCGAGCAGGCGGGTATCACCCCCTACGAGAACCTGGACGATTTGAGTCAGCAGATCGGCCTGGAAGGTGGCGGCGCGGCGAGTGTCACGGTCAACTCCAACTACTTCCGTCTCATCGTGCGAGTCACCGTTGGTGCTACCCTGTTCACAATGTACAGTCTGCTCGAGCGCGACAATCAGGGTCAGGTCTGGACCCGTTTCCGCACATTCCACACAGAATAATACTCCGAGCCCGCCATGCCCGAACATCTGATCGTCCGTTTGCCCGCCGACCCGGACGCCGCGCCCGAAGTGCTGCGCGTCGGTGAAGGCGGTGCCGGCCACCCCGTGGAGATGGTGTCCCCCGATGAGCTGACGAGCCCACCGGTTGAAGGGACCCGCGTCCTCGCCCTGGTGCCGGGCGAGCACGTCTTGCACAGAGTCACCAGCGTACCGGTAAAGGGGACCGCGAAGATCCTGGCCACCGTTCCCTTCGCCCTCGAGGAGCACATTGCGGAGGATGTAGGCACCCTGCACTTCGCTATCGGTGCGCGGGAGGACACCGGTGACGTGCCGGTTGCGGCGGTCGCCGCTGACCTCATGGAGCAGTGGACCGAAACCCTGGCGGAGCTCAACCTCTCGGCCAAAGCGATGTTCGCCGAGTCCTCCCTTCTCCATCCGCCTGCGCGCACGGCGGTGGCCTTGATCGATGGCGAGCATCTGCAGCTCGCCGCCCACGGTCACCCCCCAGTGGTGGATCAAGTGGACAACTTGGAGTTGTTGCTGGATGCGCTAGGTGCGGGCGAAGACGCGCTTACGATGCCGGCCGATGAGCAGAATGAAGACGACGACGATGACGCCGAGGAGGATGCGAGCAATGCTGCCAGGAGCGCGCCTAGCATTCTGACGGTCTTCGCCGGCAGCGAAGACCTGCAGCGCCACGCCGCTATGCTGGATGCGCTTGAGCGCCGTCTGGAGCGGGTCGAGCGACGTGAGCTCACCGCGGGCGTCGCCCCCCTGCTCGCCCAGCAAGCCGCGCAGGAAGTCGAGGCGATCAATTTACTCCAAGGCGCCTACGCGCCTGCCTCACACTACGGTGCAGTGTGGCGCGAGTGGCGCGTGGCGGCGGTGCTGGCTGGGATCCTCTTTCTTACGGTCCTTGGCGGCAAGGGTGCACAGCTTTTGCAGTTGCGTGCGGAAGACGCCCGACTCACGGCCCAGGTATCCTCGGCGGCCAACCAGCTGTGCCCTGGCGGTATAACCGGCGTTTACAGCGTGCAGGAAGAACTCGGCCGATGCCTGGGAGACGGCGCCGGTCCCGCGGAGGACGAACTGTTCCTGACCATGCTCGACGTGCTCGGTAGCGCGCTTAGGGATACCCCCAACACGCGGATCGAGGAAGTGCGCTTCGCCCGCCAGAAGATGGACCTAAAGCTGCTTGCCCCGAGCGTCGATACGCTCGATGAGATCAAGCGTATGGTGGCTGATCGCGGGGGTATCAACCTCGAGATAGAGCAGGTGAATCCGCAGGCGGATGAAGTTGAATTCCGCATCGAATTGACTAGGCCCAATGCATGAAAGAATGGTTCGAAGGACTAGAAGCCCGTGAACGCTGGGTGCTGGTGATCGGCTCGATCATCGCCGTGATCAGCATCCTGTTTGGCGGCATCATCAGCCCTCTCTTCGGCGCTGTGGACAAGCATCAGGCGAGTGTGCGGGAGCAAACCCGACTGCTGCAGTGGATTCAAGCCAACCAGGGGCGTGCCGTATCCCGCCCGGGCGATGGCCCCGTGAACGGTAGTGCCGTGACTGAGCTCAGCCGTCAGGTGCGCAGCGCCGGATTGCAGGCGTATCTCGAGCAGAGCCGCCCAAACGGCAATAACGGCGTGCGGGCCGAGTTTCGCGAAGCACCCTTCGATGAGTTGATCAAATTGCTCGGTAACCTCGAGAGCAGTGCGTCCCTACGGGTGGTCGATGCGGCCGTGCAACCCGGAGACGTCCCCGGCACCGGCAACTTCCGTATCACTCTGGCGCGCGCAGGATCCTAAGAAGTGAACGCCCAGGTTCGCAGGCTGCTGATGATCGGCGGTGCCGTGTTCGCGGTGGCGATGATCCTGCACATCCCGGCGGGGCCTGCCTTCGGCTGGGCTGGCCTGAATAGGCAAATCGCCATGCAAGGTGTGGCGGGCACGATCTGGTCCGGCTCTGCCAGCGCCGCGAGCATCAACGGGCCGGCCAATGGGTCGAAGCGAGGCGTGTACCTCGGGCGCTTGCGCTGGCAATTCCAGCCGCTTTCGCTCTTTCTGGGCCGCCTGGAGTATCTAGTGGAGGCGGATGGGCCTACCATCGCCGGCCTGCGCGGGCGGATCAGCCCCGCCAGCGGCGGCGCCGTGCGCCTAGTGGCCACGCGCGGGCGCGCGCGCATCGATGCGGTGGCACCCCTTCTTTCGGTCCCTATGCTGGGCGGACTGAGCGGCACCGTCGACTTCGAACTCGACCATGTGGTGCTCAATGGTAACGAGGGTGGCGGCTGGCCCGAACGAGCGGATGGGCGTTTACAGCTACGCACGGTGAGCGTTCCCTTGCTCGGCAGCGATTCGCTCGGCGACTTCGATCTGTCCTTCCACACGGAGCAGGCCACCGGTGACGTCCAGGTGGAGTACGCAGATACGCAAAGTGGACCGCTCGCCCTGCAGGGAACGGCCACCCTGCGTGCAGACGGTAGCCTGGATCGGGAGTGCGAATCACGTGCGCGGGCAGGCGCTAGCACTTCCCTAGCACAAGCTGCACCGCTGATCTGTAGCAACGATTTCTTCTAGTCCACTGCCTCCGTGGTGCCATCCCCAGGAGTGACCTCGCGCCACTCACCGAGCAAGGGGAAGTACACCCCGGCGCGGTGCTCGCGTTCCGTCTCCAGCATTTGCGCCAAACGTAAGGCCAGCTGCAGCTCACGACCTACGGTTTTCGTCTCACTGCGCAAAAACTGCTCCAGGCCGCCGCCTTGGTGCTCAGAAGTACGCAGCTCGATCAGCCAACGCACTTGACCGATAATGAAGCTTAGGTCAACGCGAGCGCTGACTGCTCTTCCTTCGAACCAGCCCGATAGGGCCCAACCCGCCTGAGTCTGCGAACCTCGCTCGCCGAGCGCCCACCGCCCCTGCGGATCCTCCAGAGTCGATCGAATCGCGGTCAACGCCCGACGCGCCGCGTCGAGCAACGGATCGGCCCTCAGCCCTGCCCTGTGTAGGGCATCTACGACGCGCCGGTTGAGCGCCGCCGCCTCGCCCGCCGGCGTCGGCAGCGGGCCCTCCGCGGCCGCCATGCGCGCGAGCACCCAGTGGACCACTCGCCCCACGTGGCGCGCCACCTCGCCCGCACCCTCGCGAGGCAGGAGCACCGACTCCTCCGTCACGGACGGGCGCGGCACCCGCACCACCTCGGGGACCGGCATGCGCTTTAAGGACCAGTCAGAGGGCAGCCGGTACAGCGCTTGGGGAGCCTGCGCCGTCGGCCGCACGGGCTGCGCTGAAGGAATCGCCTCGCACAGCGGGGACCACAGATCCGTCGCTCGAAGCCCCGGCTCCAACAGAGACAGCAAGGACCCGGGCGCGGGCCGGACGTGCTCATCGCTGCCAGCGGCGCTGCTGCTCGACGAGCGTAGCTCACCGGAAAGGTGTAGGGCCTCGCGCGCGCGCGTGAGCGCCACATACGCCAGTCGCAGCGCCTCGTCCCGGTCGAGCTGCCGCTCGCGGCCTCGCAGGTAATCACCTATCGGATCCGTCGCCCGCCGAGTGCCGATCGGCCCAACGAGCAGGCGATTGTGTTCGCCCGCCTCGGGGTCGATCTCACGCAGGGGCAGCTCAGCCACCTCGAGCAGGGCGCGCGGTGCCGCGCGGGGCGTGGCGCCCAGGCCAGGGACGACGACAACATCGAACTCCAGGCCCTTGGACTTGTGCATCGTCATTACCTGAAGTCGACCGTCTGCGCGCGGGTCGGGCTCCGCGTAGAGAGCCGTTAGGCCACGCTCCAGGGGCGCCAGATCGCGCAGGCGCCCCGTACGGTCCACCTGATCCAGCAGATCGAAGTAGCGGTGGACGTTGGCGAGGGCCTGCTCGCTGAGCAAGGTCGCCGCACCGCCCATGGCCGTCCACGCACCCTCGACGGAGTCGCGCAGGCTCGCGGTACCCCGCTGACGCCAGGAATCCGCCAGTACGCCTTTCACGCGCGATAGGCGCCTGCGGCCATCTTCGCTCAGGCGTGCTCGACCGCGCTGGTCGATCACACAGTCCCAAACGGTCCGCCCACGATCCTCCAACACCAAGGCGTGCAGGTCGTGTAGGGTCATCCCACACCAGGGAGCGCGCAATACGGTCAACCAGGCGGCACGGTCGCCGAGGTGCCAGAGCGCACGGGTTAAGGCATGTACATCACGCACCTCGAGCGCGTCGCGAAGAGGCTCGATATCCACACCCAAGTAGGGCAAGCGCGCCGCGCGTAGGGCGGGCAAGATCTGCGCGAGGTGATCTCGGGCCCTCACCAGTACCGCCACGGATCGACCAGCCACGCTGAGGGCCTCTCGAACGCGCTCGACCACCCACTGCGACTCGCCCTGCCTACTCCCCTCGCCACGCAAGGCTAATGTGATCGATGGTCCGACCTTCGCACCATCCCCTTCGCGCACCGGTTCGCTGGCTTCGAAGTGAACCTGCCCGGCCTCGTGACTTGCTTCGCCGTCCCGCTCGAGCGCTGCCATCGCCTCGTTGACCCACCGCACCAAGACCCCATCGGAGCGAAAGTTGCGGCGCAGCTGCAGCGAAGGCAGCACGAGATCCCCTACACCTTGGCGTTGCACCTGCGCGAACAACTGCACCTCAGCGTCCCGAAAGCGATAAATCGACTGCATCGGATCACCGACAAGAAACAACGTCCGGTCAGGGTCGCCCGGCGACCAGGCACCGGTGAGCCCCCGAAGCAGCGCGAGTTGAGGGTGGGAGGTGTCTTGAAACTCGTCGACGAGGATGTGGCGCACCTGCTCGTCCAAATCGAGCGCAATCGCGCTCGCATCTGCCTGCGCGCCAACACCCACCTGGGCCGACTCCCAGTCGAGGGCCCGTAGGGCGGCGTGCGACACTTCCGTGAAGTCGACCTCACCTCGATCGCCAAACACGATCTTCAGGTGCGCAACGGCTCGCGGCAGCAGCTGCATGAGCGCATCGACAAGACTCCATTGGGCATCGCTGTAGGTAGGTGCCGGCAAGCGGGCCAAGCCGTGGAGCTGCTGAACAAAACCCTCGTGGGACGCCATCGCGCGCAGCAGCTCCCGCATGCGCTCGCGTCGGTTCGCGCTGTGATTGTCACCCGCCCGAGGCGCAGGAAAGCCGATGCGTTTACTCACCTGGGCCCTCAACTCACCCTGGCGAGTCAGTAGCAGCTCGCGCACACCGCGCCAGACATCGAGGGACCGTGCCAAATCGCGCGACGCCGCGAGGTCGCGCAGACCCGCGCACGCCGTAATCGGCGAGTCACTACCCGCCCCCTTTAGCGCCTCACCAGCGACCGCCGCCAGGTATGTGAGCTCCGCCGCGTGCGCCGTTGGCAGCAACCGCGTGAGGCGTGCCAAATGCGCCTCACACACTGACTGTAGCCCCGACTCCAGTAGCTCTCGCCAAGCGACGCGCGCAAGGCCGGCGACACCGCCCACCACGTGGCGCAGCCAGCGATCGCGCACGGACAGCATGTGCGCTACGAGCACGATGGCACGCTCTTGATCACCGTCGAGATGCTCAAGCAAGCGCTGCTCTGGCGCCATCTCTTGCCCCGTCGTCTCACGCCCTGACCAACGATCGAACAAGGCGCGCGCCGCCTCGCCGTAAAGCACGTCCGGCCGCTCGCTGATCGCATCTATCCCCACCAAGCGCGCGCTCAGGGGGTGGCGGCTGGCGATGTGCATGCACAGAGCATCGATGGTCTGAATCCGCAAGCGGGCAGGCGTAAGCATCACACGCCAACCGCGCACGCGATCGCGTGAGACGACAGCGCTAGCGAGATCCCAGGTCTTGCGTGCATGGGGCTGGGACGGGGGCAGCGTGTGCTCTGCTCGATGCAAGGCGCCGAGAACTCGCTCGCGCATCTCCGCCGCCGCCTTCACTGTAAAGGTGATGGCAAGCACCTGTTCAGGTTGTTCGCAGCGTGCCAGCAGGGCCAAGAAACGCTGGATCAGCAGCTCCGTTTTGCCAGACCCCGCCGGAGCACGCACCACCCAAGAGCGTTCAGGGTCGATCGCCTGCGCCCGTGCCCGATGGTCAGCCTCGACCACCGTAGGATCTACGGGCCTGCTCACGGCTGCTCCTGTCGGTCGTCGGTGTTCGCCGCAAGGGGTGGCATCTCGCCTATCTCCTCGCTCGATGCACTCATGGCTGCACCGGGAATTCGGCACAAGCTAGTGAGCTCACAGTACTGACAGGTCGCGCTGCCACGCACGGGCGATACGCGGGCATCACCGCGTGCGAACTCATCGGCCAGGGAGGACAAGGTCGCGCGCCATTGAGCAAGTTGGTTGCTCCAGAGTGCGACTTTGTCGCCAGCTTCTGCGGGTGTTTCTAGGCCGGGCAGGACAGCCGCGTGCGCCCCCATTCCCACAAAGCGCTGCGCCCCCGCCGCGAGCACGGCGAATGCCACCGCGTCGGGCGACGGATCCAAAGCCAGGGCGTACAGCGGGAGCTGCGGCGCATCCGGCCGTGGGCCCTCCCATCGCCGTCGGGATGCGGCCTGCCCCGACTTGTAGTCGAGCACCAAGCGCCTACCGTCGCTCACTTCGTCCACGCGGTCGATACGCAACGAGAGACGCAACCCACCTAATATGAGCGTTTGTGTCTGCTCGATACCCACCACACGAAAGGGCTCGCGCTCCCCCTCACGCCTTAGCCAGTCGGCCAAGACGGCCGTCACCACTCGCCGCTCGACCTCCGCGAGCGCTGACGGCAGCTTAGCGTAGCCACGGCGATCCAGCGCAGCTCTCTCCAGGGATAGTGCCTCCCCTAGGGTGGATTCTAGTGCGTCACTCTCAAGCAATCGCGCCAATCCCGCCGAATCCTCGAGTACGGACCAAACCGCCGCCAGCGTCTCATGCAGCAGCACCCCTCGCCGCAATGCGCCGCGCTGCCCTGGATCCGGCAAGGCACCAGCGGCGAGTCTGGAACTTGCGAACGCTCGGAAGGGACACTCCGCCTGCATGGCGATGACGCTCGCGCCGCCACGCGCCTGCGGCTCCAGGCCTGGCAAAGTTGTCCCCTCGTCCGACGCAGCCGATGCGCCAAGCGCGGGGCCCCGTTCATCGAGGAAGGGTTCGAGCCGTGCGGCCGGCACCGGTAGCCGCGGACTTCTACGCAGGGCACCGTGGATCACCTCTGGGTCGGGTGCTAGCGCATGCATCATCGGGCTGGGCGCACGCACCTGCTCGCCCAGGCGCGCCGCACTCGAGACAACCACCTGCGCGGCGCCGCGCAAGGCATGGCGCAAGGTGCGATGAGCCTGTTGTCGCTGGCCGCTTGCGCTCGCTTGCGGTAGCCCTAGGTATCTCGCCAGCGAGACGCCCAACAGCGGCTGTGGTCGAGGCGGTGGCGGCCAGCTCAGAGCATCGAGCGACGGAATCCAAAGCGCATCTACATCGATTGCGAGCGCACTGCCCAAGGCGGCGACCAGCACGGGCGTATCGCCTTGCTCCGGCTGAAAGGGCGCTGCTTGGAGCAACCGCTGCAAGCGCATCAGGGCCTGCTCGGCACTGAGCTTGGGCATTAGGTGAGCTACCTCGGCCAAGCGACTCAGGGCCGTATTGAACTCATCAGCAGCCTGTTGCTGAAGTAGCGACTCCAGGCGGCCCGGCCATCGGAACGCTTGCAGCAGGGTCCGAAAGTGCGCCACCCATTCATCAATGCCCAAGGTCCGGGCACACGCGAGAGCCAACTGCGCCTGCTCGAGGGCCTGCTCCAGCAGGAGCGGAC
Coding sequences:
- the rrtA gene encoding rhombosortase — protein: MLRLAAADWIGVLVPVGLALAFALGGNVWRLLLRYERDLPLLIAQPWRLLSAHLVHMNGAHLLLDGVAFALIWLLFAGNLPVRAWWAAFLGGCLAIDAGLYYWQPQVGWYVGLSGVEHGLFVAGATWMALARMPGAALMLGGLAAKLAWEVSIGPMPWSTSASRGPVIEVAHLYGTAGGLTAFGLLMTLDETCRERLSVQRRGQ
- the gspG gene encoding type II secretion system major pseudopilin GspG, which encodes MMNATPRVAKGRQHGFTLIEIMVVVVILGILATLVLPNVMGRADDARVTKAKSDVQALMSALNLYRLDHLRYPAADVGLEALVNPPPGTTRNYLQKSTVPRDPWGNPYQYVNPGVRGEIDVLSFGADGAPGGEGFNADIGSWETS
- the gspH gene encoding type II secretion system minor pseudopilin GspH, which gives rise to MRRRVNTASSRGGFTLIEVMVVIVVISVLATFAVISLPSSSGDRMLEREVNRLTALLQMASEEALFQGRDLGLHIDLAGYSWHQFDPQGLDWIALQDIEQLRPRELPELVEFELVVEGRGAKLTPSDKERRQLRQREREQRTDADAADEDGDNQVQASTVTPQVMVLASGELTPFTLYFQSEVSERRYILTGQPFGALEVTREDDL
- the gspI gene encoding type II secretion system minor pseudopilin GspI; its protein translation is MTSEMRHTQRPPGSTGGFTLIELLVAVTVVAVSLAAAFQTINQASFGTARMQERTLASWIALNRIAELRLQPTIPEIGRSDGEVEFGPAEWVWEAEVSATQVEALRRVEVVVRYTRDGDSLATVVGFIGQPPAPGGAPAPWAGIPGGQPGTPGLPGNPTDPQTPQPGQRGGEET
- the gspJ gene encoding type II secretion system minor pseudopilin GspJ: MSLTWHGRPCRSRGFTLLEIVVVAGIFAIFGLLAFGSLNRLLQQDGILRASAERLQELQFAVRYMASDLYQAQPRPVRDLLGDSRVPAMVSGAASEFPLEFTRGGWSNTIGARRPTLQRVAYLIDDGSLVRVYWQVLDRTLGSQPVRIALLDGVEQMTIRFMDSTRAWQTDWPPLNTGGDPQGQLYARPLAVEFVLVMEDFGQIRRVVELSP
- the gspK gene encoding type II secretion system minor pseudopilin GspK: MRPTHPRRQSGAALLTAMLIAALAAVVMIGLSDAYQLHFRRTTVMVSSEVAMQYALGAESWAHDILRQDLQDTQSDHRLEAWASSLPPLPIDDGLIEGTLEDLNGRFNLNNLAGGQQQAGAGQQQGGAGQQQGIDENAVAQFQRLLTALEIDPALAYAAADWIDSNQEVAFPDGAEDDFYTGQEPAYRTANVAITNPSELLAIGTFDVAAWRALRPYVTALPPGTAINPNTALPVVLQSLSENISPSDAQGIFEQAGITPYENLDDLSQQIGLEGGGAASVTVNSNYFRLIVRVTVGATLFTMYSLLERDNQGQVWTRFRTFHTE
- the gspL gene encoding type II secretion system protein GspL — its product is MPEHLIVRLPADPDAAPEVLRVGEGGAGHPVEMVSPDELTSPPVEGTRVLALVPGEHVLHRVTSVPVKGTAKILATVPFALEEHIAEDVGTLHFAIGAREDTGDVPVAAVAADLMEQWTETLAELNLSAKAMFAESSLLHPPARTAVALIDGEHLQLAAHGHPPVVDQVDNLELLLDALGAGEDALTMPADEQNEDDDDDAEEDASNAARSAPSILTVFAGSEDLQRHAAMLDALERRLERVERRELTAGVAPLLAQQAAQEVEAINLLQGAYAPASHYGAVWREWRVAAVLAGILFLTVLGGKGAQLLQLRAEDARLTAQVSSAANQLCPGGITGVYSVQEELGRCLGDGAGPAEDELFLTMLDVLGSALRDTPNTRIEEVRFARQKMDLKLLAPSVDTLDEIKRMVADRGGINLEIEQVNPQADEVEFRIELTRPNA
- the gspM gene encoding type II secretion system protein GspM; translation: MKEWFEGLEARERWVLVIGSIIAVISILFGGIISPLFGAVDKHQASVREQTRLLQWIQANQGRAVSRPGDGPVNGSAVTELSRQVRSAGLQAYLEQSRPNGNNGVRAEFREAPFDELIKLLGNLESSASLRVVDAAVQPGDVPGTGNFRITLARAGS
- the gspN gene encoding type II secretion system protein N; translated protein: MNAQVRRLLMIGGAVFAVAMILHIPAGPAFGWAGLNRQIAMQGVAGTIWSGSASAASINGPANGSKRGVYLGRLRWQFQPLSLFLGRLEYLVEADGPTIAGLRGRISPASGGAVRLVATRGRARIDAVAPLLSVPMLGGLSGTVDFELDHVVLNGNEGGGWPERADGRLQLRTVSVPLLGSDSLGDFDLSFHTEQATGDVQVEYADTQSGPLALQGTATLRADGSLDRECESRARAGASTSLAQAAPLICSNDFF
- a CDS encoding UvrD-helicase domain-containing protein is translated as MSRPVDPTVVEADHRARAQAIDPERSWVVRAPAGSGKTELLIQRFLALLARCEQPEQVLAITFTVKAAAEMRERVLGALHRAEHTLPPSQPHARKTWDLASAVVSRDRVRGWRVMLTPARLRIQTIDALCMHIASRHPLSARLVGIDAISERPDVLYGEAARALFDRWSGRETTGQEMAPEQRLLEHLDGDQERAIVLVAHMLSVRDRWLRHVVGGVAGLARVAWRELLESGLQSVCEAHLARLTRLLPTAHAAELTYLAAVAGEALKGAGSDSPITACAGLRDLAASRDLARSLDVWRGVRELLLTRQGELRAQVSKRIGFPAPRAGDNHSANRRERMRELLRAMASHEGFVQQLHGLARLPAPTYSDAQWSLVDALMQLLPRAVAHLKIVFGDRGEVDFTEVSHAALRALDWESAQVGVGAQADASAIALDLDEQVRHILVDEFQDTSHPQLALLRGLTGAWSPGDPDRTLFLVGDPMQSIYRFRDAEVQLFAQVQRQGVGDLVLPSLQLRRNFRSDGVLVRWVNEAMAALERDGEASHEAGQVHFEASEPVREGDGAKVGPSITLALRGEGSRQGESQWVVERVREALSVAGRSVAVLVRARDHLAQILPALRAARLPYLGVDIEPLRDALEVRDVHALTRALWHLGDRAAWLTVLRAPWCGMTLHDLHALVLEDRGRTVWDCVIDQRGRARLSEDGRRRLSRVKGVLADSWRQRGTASLRDSVEGAWTAMGGAATLLSEQALANVHRYFDLLDQVDRTGRLRDLAPLERGLTALYAEPDPRADGRLQVMTMHKSKGLEFDVVVVPGLGATPRAAPRALLEVAELPLREIDPEAGEHNRLLVGPIGTRRATDPIGDYLRGRERQLDRDEALRLAYVALTRAREALHLSGELRSSSSSAAGSDEHVRPAPGSLLSLLEPGLRATDLWSPLCEAIPSAQPVRPTAQAPQALYRLPSDWSLKRMPVPEVVRVPRPSVTEESVLLPREGAGEVARHVGRVVHWVLARMAAAEGPLPTPAGEAAALNRRVVDALHRAGLRADPLLDAARRALTAIRSTLEDPQGRWALGERGSQTQAGWALSGWFEGRAVSARVDLSFIIGQVRWLIELRTSEHQGGGLEQFLRSETKTVGRELQLALRLAQMLETEREHRAGVYFPLLGEWREVTPGDGTTEAVD